The proteins below come from a single Danio aesculapii chromosome 25, fDanAes4.1, whole genome shotgun sequence genomic window:
- the rxfp3.3b gene encoding relaxin-3 receptor 1, with amino-acid sequence MQVLHRPGLPRAPDAELLQDRMGDSQNQSSANSSDSRFSNLEDIDAASEGTLRVMISIVYSVVCAMGLVGNLLVFFLIRVRQGRKKSTINYFIMNLAITDFQFVLTLPFWAVDMARDFHWPFGNVMCKVVVTVTVMNVYASAFFLTAMSVTRYWSVASALKDRTRNKRCSARLLSALLWLLAAAGSVPTAIVTSVKTINGVKLCLQRFPNNQNWHAIYHLQKILVGFVIPMLITVVCYALLLRLIRRRSMNNNLPKRRSRVTKSVTIVVLSFFICWLPNHAITFWGVLVKLNVIHWDKVYYMLHSYVFPVTVCLAHSNSCLNPVLYCLMRREFRKMLKDFFWRISSPAIANSCQIRPFSGTAKEREDSQAAIPLHVLETEEYRLSVANGQTDALPSTDCAIQR; translated from the coding sequence ATGCAAGTCCTCCACAGACCCGGGCTGCCCCGGGCTCCAGACGCCGAGCTGCTACAGGACAGGATGGGGGACTCGCAAAACCAGAGCTCCGCCAACAGCTCCGACAGCCGCTTCAGTAACCTGGAGGACATCGACGCGGCGTCGGAGGGCACCCTGCGCGTCATGATCTCCATCGTGTACTCGGTGGTGTGCGCGATGGGGCTGGTGGGTAACCTGCTGGTCTTCTTCCTCATCAGAGTCCGCCAGGGCAGGAAGAAGTCCACTATTAATTACTTCATCATGAACCTCGCCATCACAGACTTCCAGTTCGTCCTGACTCTGCCGTTTTGGGCTGTGGACATGGCGCGGGACTTCCACTGGCCGTTTGGGAATGTGATGTGTAAAGTGGTGGTGACGGTGACCGTGATGAACGTGTACGCGAGCGCGTTTTTCCTCACCGCGATGAGCGTGACGCGCTACTGGTCGGTGGCATCGGCGCTGAAGGATCGCACGCGGAATAAGCGCTGCTCGGCGCGTCTGCTCAGCGCGCTCCTCTGGCTCCTGGCCGCCGCAGGATCCGTGCCCACCGCCATAGTGACCTCCGTGAAGACCATCAACGGCGTCAAGCTGTGCCTGCAGCGCTTCCCCAACAACCAGAACTGGCACGCGATCTACCACCTGCAGAAGATCCTGGTGGGCTTCGTGATCCCGATGCTGATCACGGTGGTCTGTTACGCGCTGCTGCTGCGCCTGATCCGCCGGCGGAGCATGAACAACAACCTGCCCAAGCGCAGATCCAGAGTCACCAAATCCGTCACCATTGTGGTGCTCTCCTTCTTCATCTGCTGGCTGCCCAACCACGCCATCACCTTCTGGGGAGTGCTGGTTAAACTTAACGTGATCCACTGGGATAAGGTGTACTATATGCTGCACAGCTACGTGTTCCCAGTGACCGTGTGCCTGGCGCATTCCAACAGCTGCCTGAACCCGGTGCTGTACTGCCTCATGCGCAGGGAGTTCAGGAAGATGCTGAAGGATTTCTTCTGGAGGATTTCGTCTCCCGCGATCGCCAACAGCTGCCAGATCCGCCCGTTCTCCGGGACCGCGAAGGAGCGCGAGGACAGCCAGGCGGCGATCCCGCTGCACGTGCTGGAGACCGAGGAGTACCGCCTGTCAGTGGCGAACGGGCAAACTGACGCGCTGCCCTCCACAGACTGCGCCATTCAGAGGTAG